A section of the Gallus gallus isolate bGalGal1 chromosome 4, bGalGal1.mat.broiler.GRCg7b, whole genome shotgun sequence genome encodes:
- the POLR1D gene encoding DNA-directed RNA polymerases I and III subunit RPAC2 isoform X1 — protein MAESGERKAALEMVQADGTDGNCVTFVLHDEDHTLGNSLRYMVMKNPDVEFCGYCITHPSESKINFRIQTRGSLPAVEPFRKGLNDLMGVCQHVLDTFEVRLLPEELRSFLDQERQRTFDAESLIAFSGILCLTLV, from the exons GTCCAGGCAGATGGGACAGATGGAAACTGTGTCACTTTTGTGCTGCATGATGAGGACCACACGCTTGGCAACTCCCTCCGATACATGGTCATGAAAAA CCCTGACGTGGAGTTTTGTGGCTACTGCATCACACACCCATCTGAAAGCAAGATCAACTTCCGCATTCAGACCAGAG ggTCCCTTCCTGCTGTTGAGCCATTCCGCAAGGGGCTGAACGACCTGATGGGTGTTTGCCAACACGTACTCGATACTTTTGAGGTGAGACTGCTGCCTGAGGAGCTCAGGAGCTTTCTTGATCAAGAGAGGCAGAGAACTTTTGACGCAGAAAGCCTGATAGCTTTTTCAGGCATTCTTTGCCTGACATTGGTTTGA